In Citrus sinensis cultivar Valencia sweet orange chromosome 4, DVS_A1.0, whole genome shotgun sequence, one DNA window encodes the following:
- the LOC102623460 gene encoding uncharacterized protein LOC102623460 has product MEGQVGGSGEEFAVGCLLSIKTTLGDEFDGQVMAFDRFTNMLVIQEGLKSGPRRNIRLLNANYIKDFSFLGQADDPLDPKKCFLDLSRLQAREHLAVRQAEADAQRIGVGVTTEAQNIFDALSKTLPVRWDKTVIVVMNEVRVSSPYLPESVSGGTAAANERVKKVLEFERKRLQARGSSQG; this is encoded by the exons ATGGAGGGTCAGGTTGGTGGGAGCGGTGAGGAGTTTGCAGTGGGATGCTTGCTCTCAATCAAGACCACTTTGGGCGATGAATTTGATGGCCAGGTCATGGCCTTCGACCGCTTCACCAACATGCTCGTTATT CAAGAGGGTTTGAAATCTGGGCCTCGTAGAAACATCAGGCTGCTGAATGCTAATTATATTAAGGACTTTTCCTTTCTCGGTCAAGCTGACGACCCTCTCGATCCcaaaaaatgttttcttgaTCTTAGTCGTCTCCAAGCTAGAGAACATTTAGCCGTTAg GCAAGCTGAGGCTGATGCTCAGAGGATTGGCGTGGGAGTCACAACTGAAGCTCAGAACATTTTTGATGCTTTGTCTAAGAC GCTTCCTGTTCGCTGGGACAAGACTGTCATAGTTGTAATGAACGAAGTGCGTGTTAGCAGTCCGTATCTTCCTGAATCTGTTAGCGGAGGAACTGCTGCAGCCAATGAGCGGGTGAAGAAAGTG CTtgaatttgagagaaaaaggTTGCAAGCTCGTGGTTCCAGTCAAGGATGA
- the LOC102622776 gene encoding nucleobase-ascorbate transporter 6: MAGGGGGLAPQPKQEELQPHPAKDQLPSIAYCITSPPPWPEAILLGFQHYLVMLGTTVLIPTHLVPQMGGGNEEKAKMIQTLLFVAGLNTLFQTFFGTRLPAVIGGSYTYVPTTISIILAGRYSNIVDPQEKFERIMRGTQGALIVASTLQIVLGFSGLWRNVARLLSPLAAVPLVALSGFGLYEFGFPGVAKCVEIGLPQIIFLIIFSQYIPHLVRGERHVFDRFAVIFSVAIVWVYAHLLTVGGAYKNTGPKTQLSCRTDRAGIIGAAPWIRVPYPFQWGAPSFDAGESFAMMAASFVALVESTGAFIAVSRYASATPLPPSILSRGIGWQGVGILISGMFGTGNGSSVSVENAGLLALTRVGSRRVVQISAGFMIFFSILGKFGAVFASIPAPIVAALYCLFFAYVGAGGLSFLQFCNLNSFRTKFILGFSFFMGLSIPQYFNEYTAVNGYGPVHTGARWFNDMINVPFSSEPFVAGLLAYVLDVTLHKKDNATRKDRGMHWWDRFRSFKTDTRSEEFYSLPFNLNKFFPSV, from the exons atggcaGGAGGTGGTGGAGGACTTGCACCGCAGCCGAAACAGGAGGAGTTGCAGCCACATCCAGCTAAGGATCAGCTGCCCAGTATTGCTTATTGCATTACTAGTCCTCCACCTTGGC CTGAGGCCATATTGCTTGGTTTTCAACATTACTTGGTCATGCTTGGGACAACTGTGCTTATACCGACACATCTAGTTCCCCAGATGGGAGGAGGAAAT GAGGAGAAGGCAAAAATGATACAGACACTGCTTTTTGTGGCTGGATTGAACACATTGTTTCAGACATTCTTTGGTACTCGTTTGCCTGCAGTGATAGGAGGCTCTTATACTTATGTGCCAACAACCATTTCGATCATCTTGGCAGGTCGATACAGTAACATTGTGGATCCTCAGGAG AAATTTGAGAGGATAATGCGAGGAACCCAAGGTGCACTTATTGTTGCCTCAACTCTGCAGATTGTTCTTGGCTTTAGTGGCCTTTGGCGCAATGTTGCAAG GCTTTTAAGTCCATTGGCTGCTGTTCCTTTGGTTGCCTTGTCTGGCTTTGGGCTTTATGAATTTGGCTTTCCTGGG GTGGCAAAATGTGTGGAGATTGGGTTGCCACAGATCATctttctcataattttttcacag TATATACCGCATCTTGTACGTGGGGAGAGGCACGTGTTCGATCGCTTTGCTGTTATATTCTCAGTTGCCATTGTGTGGGTTTATGCCCACCTACTCACTGTGGGTGGTGCATATAAGAACACAGGTCCCAAAACTCAATTAAGTTGCAGAACTGATCGAGCTGGAATTATAGGTGCTGCCCCATG GATAAGAGTCCCATATCCTTTTCAATGGGGAGCTCCGAGTTTTGATGCTGGAGAGTCTTTTGCAATGATGGCTGCTTCATTTGTCGCTCTTGTAGAG TCCACTGGTGCCTTCATTGCTGTCTCGAGGTATGCAAGTGCAACTCCACTGCCGCCATCTATTCTTAGCCGTGGTATTGGTTGGCAG GGAGTCGGCATCCTCATCTCTGGGATGTTTGGAACTGGGAACGGTTCATCAGTGTCTGT TGAGAATGCTGGTTTGTTGGCACTAACCCGTGTTGGCAGTCGAAGGGTTGTTCAGATATCGGCAGGGTTCATGATCTTCTTCTCCATCCTTG GAAAATTTGGAGCTGTTTTTGCTTCAATTCCAGCTCCAATTGTTGCAGCTCTGTATTGCTTGTTCTTTGCCTATGTCG GTGCTGGAGGCCTCAGTTTCCTTCAGTTCTGCAATTTGAACAGCTTTAGAACGAAGTTTATACTAgggttttcatttttcatggGCTTATCAATACCACAGTACTTCAACGAGTACACTGCTGTTAACGGTTATGGTCCGGTCCATACTGGAGCAAGATGG TTCAATGACATGATCAATGTACCTTTCTCATCTGAACCATTCGTTGCTGGTTTGTTGGCGTATGTCCTGGACGTCACACTGCACAAGAAAGACAACGCCACCAGAAAGGATCGGGGCATGCATTGGTGGGATAGGTTCCGATCATTCAAGACCGATACAAGAAGTGAGGAATTCTATTCTCTGCCTTTCAATCTCAACAAGTTCTTCCCATCAGTATGA